The DNA region GCCAAGTTCATCTATAACGTAGAAAATGATGTCTGAAGATTCAagattattatcatcattatcattcaCAAAGTGGAATGCGTTGTTTTCtgtaataaacacaaataaataaataaataaaaataaataaaaacaacttacCCATGATAGCAGAATAAAAAGGTGAAGTagaagtctaaaaataaaataaaaaatacgaacaaaaatattcgcGAGGATGATCAACAGAGCTATTCTTTCAAATAACAGTCAACAGTGTTAATAAACTGATGGTTAATgtaagaatatgaaaatctgAGCGGAAGACTCTAAATATAAGACCCTGTACCACCACCATCCCTACCATTACATTTCGAATGTGGGGGCGTTTCTTCTAGGGTGGTGATTTTTTCACTTCATTAGGTGGTGGTTGTTTCTTTTTATCTATTTGGTGGGAGTGGATGGTTACTTGTGAGTGGTTGACAACAAGGGTGTAGGTGTAAACAGTGAATTCCAGAGTGgggtattttctttaaaaccaTTTGTATTCTGAAGAATTAGACAgtctagaatttttatttaattcttaaaatcatAGGCAATATGTCAGTCAGGGCAAACGTGATTGAGGTGAGTTTTtagcttattatattattacaatttacttattaaacatatattttcttctataGGAAAATTGGGACGACGATTGCGGCGGGCCTTCCTTTTTTGACACAGATTTTTACGTAAGGACGGAGAATCTACCAATCATCCGGTATCCACCTCACGGTCTCACTCGTGGGGAAAGAAAGGCGTTTAGACGTCGCGAGGGTGAACGTCACCAACGATTGAGGAGAGAGGCTGAGGTAGATGCGGCAGCGGAGGACGCTGAGGTGGTGGCAGCAGAGGCGGTGGCTAAGGCCACTGTAGCCAAAGCCGAAGCGGCAGAGCGCCGCGCCGTTGAGGCTGCGGCGACACTTGCTGGTCTCCAAATAGAGGCTAGACGGCTCCGCATCATTGCGGATTCATCAAGTGCAACAGCGAGGGGAATAGCCGTCTCCCTCGATGCAAAAAGAcggcataaataatattttatatatatatatatatatatatatatatatatatatatatatatatatatatatatatatatatatatatatatatatatattgtattgagaaagaatttaatattaaaaatatacgttacaaataaatttgaatgttttttttcaattacctCACTGATTGAAAACATTGGTGATAAATATGATGTACAGAGTGTtgacatttcatttcaatattgGTCATTGAGTATCGCGGTAATGGTTTATTAAACTCTGTTATTGACAACTTACCGTTTGAATTACATATACCATTTTATCAGTACTGTGGTCCTggtacaaaattgaaaaaacgacTAGCGAGAGGTGATACAGGTATCAACGAGTTGGACAAAGCCTGTAAACGACACGACATTGCCTACGAGGAAAATAAATCGCTGCAGGATAGACACAAGGCAGACTTTGTTTTGGAAAACGAGGCGTGGAACCGAGTAAAAGCCAAGAACGCTAATTTGGGTGAAAAAGCAGCCGCGTGGCTTGTAACAACGGGAATGAAGATAAAAAGGAAGCTCGGAATGGGTCATCGTACACAACAccaatcaaaaatttcattcaagaaAGACATTGTCGACAAAAtcgataaaaagattttaaaatcggtCGACATAAAACCAGGTAGCAAGTCACTACGAAAAATCGCTGCGGCGGCAATAAAAATAGCCAAAGTCAACACTAAACGAATTGGGGGTCGAAAAAACGTGAAGATACCTAGAACAATTCCGTTTAGTTCGAAACAAGGAGGAATTCTGCCATTACTGCCAATTCTCGCTGGTTTATCAAGTCTTGGAGCATTAATGGGTGGTGCTGCCGGTGTGGCAAAAACAATAGTCGACGCGAAAAATGCGAAGAAGAATCTAGATGAACAGAAACGACACAATCAACGCATGGAGCAAATAGGAAAAAAGGGTAGTGGATTGTACTTACGAAAAAACCCAAAAGGGTACGGTTTGTTCTtggaaaaaattccaaaaaactaCCGATAAGAGTGCCCGCACGAGCACTCTACGATcatgaaataatcaaatttgccaaacaattgaaaatacccTATTTTAGAGGTGTTTTTATGCGTGACGCTCTACCTTTGTATCCTAAGAAAAACGAAAGTGCCGTCGTGAACCTGGACGATTCAACAAATTACGGAACTCACTGGGTTTGTTACGCAAAGAGAGGAAATCAAGTCAAGTATTATGATAGTTTTGGGGATTTACGACCACCGTTGGAGATAATTCGATACATgggaaaaaattgtcaaatttattacaatgtacACCCTGAGCAGAAGTTTAATGAGTCATCCTGTGGTCGTTActgcttgaaatttttatacaatataaaacaatgaatactttgtcatactataataataataataaagaaaaatcattaattttaattgagttttatttgatgacacacacacacacacacacacacacacacacacacacacacacacacacacacacacacacacatgcacacacacacgcacacacacatccacaattgctgttgttgttgttattattgttgttgcgttttctattattttgtgttaaataagCAGTGAGCTAAACTATTACTCAGTCTTATTTGAAACGTTGTGAGAGCAAtgtcatatatatttactcTTACAAGTACCAGccacatattaaatatcgatTTTGTAAATCCTATTCAGTTGGATCCCGAAGTACAGTACGGGCTCGCCTTAATTGGATTTCATTCGTACAACAGTATTCCGAATATTGATTCAAATTGTAATACGTTTAACTACCGGAACATAGCCAATCGTATCGGATATATAGAAATCCCCGAGGGTGCATATGAAATAagtgatattgaaaaatatttacgaaagaGAATTATTCAAGATTCCATTGAAGACGAGTTAGCGGAAGGAAAGATTTTATCGATAAAACCTAACCATAACACCCTCAAGTGCGAAATATATAGCGAAACACTTGCAATTGACTTCAGCACACCGTCTTCTGTTGGGAAATTGTTGGGTTTTTCGGCAAAACTTCTAGAAACAGGAACACTTTACGAATCTGACTTACCTGTGGATATAGTAAAGGTGAAAACATTACATATCGACTGTAACATTACCACGGGTGCATTTTACAAGGACAGACCGACACACACCATCTACGAATTTGCATTGGACAGCAACCCTGGCTACGCGATTGACGAAACGCCAAGACATATTATCTATCTCCCCGTAGTGAAcagaaatcaaatttcaaacatttcactGCAGATTTTggatcaaaattttgaaccTGTTAATTTCCGAGGGGAGGAAATTATTATCCGATTGGAATTGAAAAAGCTCACGTAAAATGGGTTTGACTTTCGATTACTATAATTCGGACAACAACAGTACAAATCCATCAGTATATGAAAAACCGTCATCGTGTGTGAATCAGCTTAATTATCAACAGCAAAAGAAGAAACAGAAGCAGAAGCAGAAGCGCAGGCCGAAGCAACGTTTGACTCTAGACAACGTATTGTTTTTACAATCACTGGGTTACAATGTCGTTGTACATTCAGGTGTTCGAGGTCTACCGCAAACCACGGTACGacgaaacaattcaaaaaatggaaaCTCGCACCTATTACCCATACATAAAAtcgttcaataataatgaCGTTATTGAAATCTCCATAAACCAGAGGGATTCCTGGGTACTGATGCACGAGGCGGCAATTGTGATTGAAGGGGAGCTGAGAAGAGATGGAGGTGAAGGTGAAGTTTCACTGGTCAACAATGCTGGTGCATTTATGTTTGACAATATCACGTACGAACTAAACGGAAAAGAAGTGGACTCTGTTCGTACACCGGGAATCGTCTCCACAATTAGAGGATATCTTTGTTACAATCAAATGGATAGCAATATTTTGAGTACGGCAGGATGGTGTTACCCAAACAATCTAGTTACGACCAAGAACAAGTCAACGTTTGTTTTAAGAATACCACTGCATCATCTGTTTGGTCTATTTATCGACTATAAACTAGCTCAATTTGGCAAACACACCTTAAGATTGGTCAGAGCTCGAAGCGATCTAGATGCTATTGTGTGTAAATCCTTGAAAGATACAGCGCCCACCTCAGGTATCATCAAAATGACCAACATTTGTCTAAAAGCACCCATTGTTGTTCCAAATGAcatgctgaaaataaaattgttggattcgataaaaaatgataaacctATACTTTTACCATTCAGAAGATGGGAATATCATGAACTGCCACAATTAACAACTGGATCAACGAAGGAAATTTGGGGTGTGAAAACATGTACAGCTGTGGAGAGTCCACGATTTGTAATTGTTGCTTTTCAATCGGACAAAAGAGAAAATGATTCGGTTGATACGACCGTCTTTGATAATATGCACGCCTCGGAAGTACGGGTCGTGTTGAACGGTGAATATTATCCAGCTGAACGACAGGGTTTGAATTTTGCCAAACACAGTTATACCGAATCGCATTACAACTATACtcagttttttaacaatttcaaacatGATGCATCCCAAGTAAAGCAACCTCTACTCGATTATTCAACGTTTAAGGATAATAccatatttgttattgattgCTCCAAAAGAAATACAGCACTGAAACTGGGTACTATAGATGTtaaataggaaattgaatCGAGGGTCGCATTTCCCCAGAAAACAAAGGCATATTGCGTAATCGTGCACGATTGTGTTTTGGAGTATCTACCGCTAAGTGAAATTGTACGCACTGtgacttaaatataagttgaaTATCGGCATCACAATGTGAATAGaacgagaaaatatttcattgtgtaAACACCACAACGTCCACAACACTAGTAAACACATGGAATCCAACAAGCCTGTCGACGTCGACGTACCGGcggacaacaacaacaacaacagcaacatcAACAAGAACAAGGAATGTGAAAGTATTGTTGCAATGAATTGCTGGCGGGATGTTTTCGAAAATCCGTttagatttagaaatttaaaatgtaaacctGTAGTTAGAATAATTACACCAAgaaatgtattgtaaaattaattgtgtgtacgagagtaaaaatatcataataaaaaaaaatcctaaaaatgacagcagtttatcattatcGATTCGACACAGGGTCGTAAACATCCTTCAacctgttgtggttgataagattgcaaccacttgttgggtgggaaaaatattttgagagaaaactattttaatgtttgcctaatgattataatcAATCCTAAATAAGGTAGAGCCGTTTATCATTAGCAGTTCGACACAGGGTCGTAAACATCCTTCAACCTGctgtggttgataagattgcaaccacTTGTTGGGTGGGAACAGTTTATCATTAGCGGATCGACACAGGGTCGTAAACATCCTTCAacctgttgtggttgataagattgcaaccgCTTGTTGggtgtgaaaaatattttgagagaaaactattttaatgtttgcctaaAGATTATAATCAATCCTAAATAGGGTAGAGCCGTTTATCATTAGCAGTTCGACACAGGGTCGTAAACATCCTTCAacctgttgtggttgataagattgcaaccgCTTGTTGGGTGGGAACAGTTTATCATTAGCGGATCGACACAGGGTCGTAAACATCCTTCAacctgttgtggttgataagattgcaaccgcttgttgggtgggaaaaatattttgagagaaaactattttaatgtttgcctaaAGATTATAATCAATCCTAAATAGGGTAGAGCCGTTTATCATTAGCAGTTCGACACAGGGTCGTAAACATCCTTCAacctgttgtggttgataagattgcaaccgCTTGTTGGGTGGGAACAGTTTATCATTAGCGGATCGACACAGGGTCGTAAACATCCTTCAacctgttgtggttgataagattgcaaccacTTGTTGGGTGGGAACAGTTTATCATTAGCGGATCGACACAGAGTCGTAACACATAAACCCTTcacctaaattatattttcatatttccgtatttgtaatgaatttctataaattaattaaccgtcTATATTTAACGTTTAGTTTCGAAATGTCATCGGTACCGAGCTCTTCGTCGCCGTCGTCGTCATCGGCGCCGTCGCTGTCACCGATCATCAAGTACAccttagaaaaaattgaagaatttattcaaacgtGTATAGATCGGGAAAAAATCAAGAGACTtgaactgtataaaaataaaattgagaagGTAGTTAATGTGCGCGAGATTTACACCGAATCTTCTGGTACACATTTTGAATCATGTATTTGGGCTAATCCAACGACTGTCGAGGGACCCGATACTTGTGAATGATTTTACATATTCCGTGCAGTGTACGAAAGCAATCAACTGATGGGTTTAGACGCTGAGTTGTCTTCACACATTACCGCATCATCACCGTCCTTATCTTCGATGTCCGATTCTTCAGAGGCAATAAATCCATCACACtgtctacaatttttatgtaaaccaGAGAGTTTCGATAAACTTATGATATGTACAATTGAAATGTTAGGCCTTATAAGAGAGTTGCTcaagaaataacaataaatttttttttgctgtaaatttatcttttgttttattcctttgtaaaatacttatatacctagtcaaaattttaaactgcttCAGTGTAAGACAAACCAATCATGCAGTACATACAACAACGTCAAAAGTTACCCATTGAAAATCTAGATTATCTTGATGACGAAGCAGCAACAGGTGTAAAAAACAGAAGGCATGGTGAATTGTTACCCAACTCATTCAGAGCTCTGTTTATTGGACCTTCAAATTGTGGAAAAACAAATGCACTACTGGCTTTAATTTACGATCCGAACGGAGtacgttttgaaaatatttacgtatATTCAAAAACTCTGTATCAGCCAAAGTACAAACTGCTCGAAGCCGTTTTAAATCGTGTCAAaggaatagaatattttcagtttagtaACAAGGATGAGTTGATTGAACCGTCGGAAGCTAAATGCAATtcggtatttatatttgacgatgttatatgtgaaaaacagaataaaattcgCGAGTATTACTCCATGTGTAGACACAAGAATATCGATGCCATGTTTGTAGCACAAACATACACCAGTGTATCCAAGCAACTCATTCGCGACAACAGCAATGTAATTGTACTATTTCGGCAGGacgagaaaaatttaaagtatgtgTACAACGAACATGTGTCTCCCGGCATGGCGTACGAACGATTCAAGGAATTGTGC from Aethina tumida isolate Nest 87 chromosome 1, icAetTumi1.1, whole genome shotgun sequence includes:
- the LOC126264632 gene encoding uncharacterized protein LOC126264632; amino-acid sequence: MGLTFDYYNSDNNSTNPSVYEKPSSCVNQLNYQQQKKKQKQKQKRRPKQRLTLDNVFEVYRKPRYDETIQKMETRTYYPYIKSFNNNDVIEISINQRDSWVLMHEAAIVIEGELRRDGGEGEVSLVNNAGAFMFDNITYELNGKEVDSVRTPGIVSTIRGYLCYNQMDSNILSTAGWCYPNNLVTTKNKSTFVLRIPLHHLFGLFIDYKLAQFGKHTLRLVRARSDLDAIVCKSLKDTAPTSGIIKMTNICLKAPIVVPNDMLKIKLLDSIKNDKPILLPFRRWEYHELPQLTTGSTKEIWGVKTCTAVESPRFVIVAFQSDKRENDSVDTTVFDNMHASEVRVVLNGEYYPAERQGLNFAKHSYTESHYNYTQFFNNFKHDASQVKQPLLDYSTFKDNTIFVIDCSKRNTALKLGTIDVK